From the Alkalibacter rhizosphaerae genome, one window contains:
- a CDS encoding ABC transporter ATP-binding protein — MIQVRNLTQIYKSGKGIFEVSFDIKEGEVFGFLGPNGAGKTTTIRNIMGFSNASNGDVLIDGSNARTQTKKLQEKIGYLPGEMAFFDHMTGMEFLTFLGNMRRMKSWDRRDELIRLFELDPKGKIKKMSKGMKQKVGLVAAFMHDPDILILDEPTSGLDPFMQNVFMELIREEKEKGKTIMMSSHIFEEVQRSCDRAGIIRDGRLMAIEDIHSLKAMDKKRYRLTVADEASVARILQSSFDVERVDGMTLIVDQNGSYSDFFALLSQCEVTSFDTETRTLEDIFMKYYGEGTENE, encoded by the coding sequence ATGATCCAAGTACGGAATTTGACACAAATCTACAAAAGCGGAAAGGGCATTTTCGAAGTGAGTTTTGACATCAAGGAAGGGGAGGTTTTTGGGTTTCTGGGACCCAACGGCGCCGGAAAAACCACTACGATCCGAAACATCATGGGGTTTTCCAATGCCAGCAATGGCGATGTTTTGATCGATGGATCGAATGCCCGGACCCAAACCAAAAAATTGCAGGAAAAAATCGGATATTTGCCGGGAGAAATGGCGTTTTTCGATCACATGACCGGCATGGAATTTCTTACCTTCCTCGGCAACATGCGACGGATGAAAAGCTGGGACCGGCGGGACGAATTGATCCGACTCTTCGAACTGGATCCTAAAGGAAAAATCAAAAAAATGTCCAAGGGGATGAAGCAGAAGGTGGGATTGGTAGCGGCCTTCATGCACGATCCGGACATCTTGATCCTGGATGAGCCCACCAGTGGACTGGATCCCTTCATGCAGAACGTTTTTATGGAATTGATCCGGGAAGAAAAAGAAAAGGGAAAAACCATCATGATGAGTTCCCACATATTTGAAGAAGTCCAGCGAAGCTGTGACCGGGCAGGGATCATACGAGACGGTCGGTTGATGGCCATCGAAGACATCCACTCTCTCAAGGCCATGGACAAGAAACGGTATCGGTTGACAGTGGCGGATGAGGCAAGTGTTGCCAGGATCCTTCAAAGCTCCTTTGATGTGGAACGGGTGGATGGAATGACCTTGATCGTGGACCAAAATGGTTCCTATTCCGACTTTTTTGCCTTGCTATCTCAATGCGAGGTTACGTCCTTTGATACGGAGACCAGAACGCTGGAAGATATTTTCATGAAATATTACGGGGAGGGTACGGAAAATGAATAA
- the galE gene encoding UDP-glucose 4-epimerase GalE has translation MNILVTGGLGFIGSHTVVELMENGHDVVIVDNLANSKLSVLGKLKKIIGAEVAFYMVDATDEEAMEQVFESHSFDGVIHFAGLKAVGESVEKPLEYYYNNLVSTMVVSKLCVQHQVNRLVFSSSATVYGNQPSPLKEEMELKRTTNPYGETKAMSERILEDAAAAHPELAVSLLRYFNPVGAHKSGLIGEDPNGIPNNLMPFVTKVAKGVLPKLSVFGKDYETIDGTGVRDYIHVVDLAKGHVKAIEKMQDGVQVYNLGTGRGTSVLELVHAFMEINQVEVPYQIVDRRPGDIAVCFADASKAKEELDWQTTLGIDDMVRDAWNFEQKQG, from the coding sequence ATGAATATATTGGTAACTGGGGGTTTGGGCTTTATTGGAAGCCATACCGTTGTTGAATTGATGGAGAATGGTCACGATGTGGTCATTGTGGACAACCTGGCAAACAGCAAGTTGTCCGTCTTGGGCAAACTGAAAAAAATAATCGGAGCTGAAGTAGCTTTTTATATGGTGGATGCGACGGATGAAGAGGCGATGGAACAGGTTTTTGAAAGCCACTCTTTTGACGGAGTGATCCACTTTGCAGGACTAAAAGCAGTAGGGGAATCGGTGGAAAAGCCCTTGGAATACTACTATAACAACTTGGTCAGCACCATGGTGGTCAGCAAGCTATGCGTCCAACACCAGGTGAACAGGCTCGTTTTCAGTTCATCGGCAACGGTTTACGGGAACCAGCCATCCCCGCTAAAGGAAGAGATGGAATTGAAACGGACCACCAACCCATATGGGGAAACGAAGGCTATGAGCGAGCGGATCCTGGAAGACGCTGCCGCCGCCCATCCGGAACTGGCAGTATCCCTCCTTCGCTACTTCAACCCGGTGGGGGCCCATAAAAGCGGACTGATCGGCGAAGACCCCAACGGGATCCCCAACAATCTCATGCCTTTTGTCACCAAGGTGGCCAAAGGTGTTCTGCCAAAACTAAGTGTTTTTGGCAAGGATTACGAAACCATAGATGGAACCGGCGTTCGGGATTATATTCATGTGGTGGACCTGGCAAAGGGTCATGTGAAGGCCATCGAAAAAATGCAGGATGGAGTTCAAGTCTACAACTTGGGAACCGGTCGGGGAACTTCCGTATTGGAATTGGTCCATGCGTTTATGGAAATCAACCAGGTGGAAGTGCCCTACCAAATCGTTGACCGACGTCCAGGAGACATTGCCGTCTGCTTTGCCGATGCATCCAAGGCCAAGGAGGAGCTGGATTGGCAGACCACTCTTGGTATAGACGACATGGTGCGGGATGCCTGGAATTTCGAACAGAAGCAAGGATGA
- a CDS encoding DUF6920 family protein, translated as MARLAFFALVLIHGLIHIMGFIKAFGLAAIDNLTQDIPKLQGVVWLLASLLLLATALLFLLKKDLWWIIGLIALLLSQVVIALTWQDAKLGTVPNVILLIAVILGMAFWNFNNQVAKETTAILAQNQMQANPITAEQIQDLPEPVKRWLQHSGILEADPIHTVYLRQKGLLRLKPDQEKWMEAEAQQYFTVNKPTFLWQVKTSMMGLPILGRDLFQEGKGSIQIKLGGLIPVVNVDGNKKVDQSTMQRFLGETVWFPTAALSPYIQWEAVDDTCAKATMTYEDTSGSAYFYIDEEGALTHFIAYRYKETTDEEPTEWMAKVVETKIVDGIRMPVKLEASWILDEGPFTWYTFEIYDIKFNEF; from the coding sequence ATGGCACGACTCGCTTTTTTCGCATTGGTCCTAATTCATGGTTTGATCCACATCATGGGCTTCATCAAGGCTTTTGGACTTGCGGCAATCGACAATTTGACCCAGGACATCCCCAAACTTCAAGGGGTGGTTTGGCTTCTGGCCAGTCTTCTGTTATTAGCAACTGCTCTTCTGTTTTTGTTGAAAAAAGATCTTTGGTGGATCATTGGACTGATTGCCCTCCTGCTCTCTCAAGTGGTCATCGCTTTAACCTGGCAGGACGCAAAACTGGGAACCGTCCCGAATGTCATATTGTTGATCGCTGTGATCCTTGGCATGGCCTTTTGGAATTTCAACAATCAGGTGGCAAAAGAGACGACTGCCATTCTTGCGCAAAACCAAATGCAGGCAAACCCGATCACAGCTGAACAGATCCAAGATCTGCCGGAACCCGTCAAGCGCTGGCTGCAACATTCCGGAATTTTAGAGGCAGACCCCATTCATACTGTATATTTGCGGCAAAAAGGCTTATTGCGTTTGAAACCAGATCAGGAAAAATGGATGGAAGCAGAAGCCCAGCAGTATTTCACCGTCAATAAACCCACCTTCTTATGGCAGGTAAAAACCTCCATGATGGGTCTGCCCATACTTGGCAGAGACCTATTCCAAGAAGGGAAGGGATCCATTCAGATCAAGCTGGGCGGTTTGATCCCCGTCGTCAACGTGGATGGCAATAAGAAAGTGGATCAATCCACCATGCAGCGTTTCTTGGGGGAGACCGTATGGTTTCCGACAGCCGCACTGAGCCCCTACATCCAATGGGAAGCGGTGGATGATACCTGCGCCAAAGCAACCATGACCTACGAAGACACCTCCGGTTCCGCATATTTTTATATTGATGAAGAAGGGGCTTTGACCCACTTCATTGCCTACCGCTACAAAGAGACAACGGACGAGGAACCCACGGAATGGATGGCCAAAGTCGTGGAAACGAAAATTGTCGACGGGATCCGGATGCCTGTAAAACTGGAAGCATCCTGGATTTTGGACGAAGGACCATTCACCTGGTATACTTTTGAAATCTATGATATAAAGTTCAATGAATTTTAA
- the yiaK gene encoding 3-dehydro-L-gulonate 2-dehydrogenase produces the protein MRLTFDEIYQEIKNVFMKNGLSEEKASLCAKVHTESTYDGIYSHGVNRVARFVEYLKNGWVNADGEPVLEKEFGAIQVYNGNRGPGVLNGIFAVDRAMELADKFGIGLVGLKNTTHWMRGGTYGLRAAQKGYIAIMWTNTEANMPPWGAKESRLGNNPLVLAAPGEKEGEELLLDMAISQYSYGKLEVTRQAGKNLPYPGGFDEDGNLTDDPGVIEASRRILPVGYWKGSGLSFMLDILGSVLTEGMSTADMEEEGIGNCTGASQVMIVIDPDRTTDRESMLESIRNTIRFVKGAEKATGFGKVSVPGDGMRRFRKEHDELGIYVDDVVWERIKGL, from the coding sequence ATGCGATTGACATTTGATGAAATTTACCAAGAGATCAAGAATGTTTTCATGAAAAACGGGTTAAGTGAAGAAAAGGCCTCTCTATGTGCAAAGGTACACACGGAATCCACCTACGACGGCATTTATTCCCATGGAGTGAACCGGGTAGCCCGATTTGTGGAGTATCTAAAAAACGGTTGGGTCAATGCCGATGGAGAACCTGTATTGGAGAAAGAATTTGGGGCCATCCAAGTCTACAATGGAAATCGGGGTCCGGGTGTACTCAACGGCATTTTTGCCGTGGATCGGGCCATGGAGCTGGCAGACAAGTTTGGAATAGGTTTGGTGGGATTGAAAAACACCACCCATTGGATGCGGGGAGGCACTTACGGATTGAGGGCTGCGCAAAAGGGCTATATCGCCATCATGTGGACCAATACGGAGGCAAACATGCCGCCATGGGGAGCGAAGGAGTCCAGACTGGGAAACAATCCCTTGGTGCTGGCAGCACCGGGCGAAAAAGAGGGGGAAGAACTTCTTCTGGATATGGCCATATCCCAGTATTCCTATGGAAAGCTGGAGGTGACTCGACAGGCGGGGAAGAACCTGCCCTATCCGGGAGGATTTGATGAAGACGGAAATTTGACGGATGATCCTGGCGTCATTGAAGCATCAAGACGGATCCTACCAGTCGGTTACTGGAAAGGATCCGGGCTCAGCTTTATGCTGGACATCCTAGGATCTGTTTTGACGGAAGGAATGAGCACCGCCGACATGGAAGAAGAAGGGATCGGAAATTGCACCGGCGCATCCCAGGTGATGATCGTCATCGATCCGGATCGAACGACGGACCGGGAATCCATGCTGGAATCCATAAGAAATACCATAAGGTTTGTAAAGGGCGCAGAGAAGGCAACTGGATTTGGCAAGGTGTCCGTACCTGGTGATGGCATGAGACGGTTTCGGAAAGAGCACGATGAACTGGGGATCTATGTGGATGATGTGGTTTGGGAAAGGATCAAAGGATTGTAA
- a CDS encoding IclR family transcriptional regulator, whose product MSEKNPVQSAGRIFSVLEMLAYEGPQGVTELSKALKLNKSTVHRLLASLITMDYVKKEDDSDKYRLTFKLLGLGEALLDKVDIVSIARPYIQHLAEFSEETVHLVQKEGTNMVYIDKVESYSSSVRMVSRIGVEKPLYCTAVGKAMLAELTNQEVRQIWEKSDIQKLTPKTIVDFDDFLRELDEVREKGYALDNEENELGVRCIGAVIKNYKGKAENAFSISAPISRMSDQRIDLLATEVLKMKKELSRAFGFFRQEDRHAIDI is encoded by the coding sequence ATGAGTGAAAAAAATCCGGTCCAATCGGCAGGTCGAATCTTCTCCGTATTGGAGATGCTGGCCTACGAAGGACCCCAGGGTGTCACGGAATTGTCCAAGGCACTGAAATTGAATAAAAGTACGGTCCATCGGCTGTTGGCTTCACTGATCACCATGGATTATGTAAAAAAAGAAGACGATTCCGACAAGTATCGATTGACTTTCAAATTGTTGGGACTGGGGGAAGCCTTGTTGGACAAGGTGGACATCGTCTCCATTGCCCGCCCATACATACAACACTTGGCGGAATTTAGTGAAGAGACCGTCCACTTGGTCCAAAAGGAAGGTACCAACATGGTCTACATCGACAAGGTGGAATCCTACAGCAGTTCCGTACGAATGGTTTCCAGGATCGGTGTGGAAAAACCCTTGTATTGCACAGCGGTAGGAAAGGCCATGCTGGCGGAACTCACCAATCAGGAAGTAAGGCAAATATGGGAGAAAAGCGACATTCAAAAGTTGACGCCGAAAACTATCGTGGATTTTGATGATTTCTTGAGAGAACTAGATGAAGTGCGGGAAAAGGGATACGCCCTGGACAATGAAGAAAACGAGCTGGGTGTACGTTGCATTGGCGCCGTCATCAAAAATTACAAGGGGAAGGCGGAAAACGCCTTCAGCATCTCCGCACCCATCAGCAGGATGAGCGATCAGCGGATCGACCTGCTGGCAACGGAAGTGTTGAAGATGAAGAAGGAGCTTTCAAGAGCTTTTGGGTTTTTCCGACAGGAGGATCGGCATGCGATTGACATTTGA
- a CDS encoding PfkB family carbohydrate kinase: protein MKKAVTFGEIMLRLVPEGYYRFIQAETFGATYGGGEANVAVSLANYGIDTSFVTKLPKHEIGQAAVNALRRFGVDTKSITRGGDRVGIYFLEKGASQRPSKVVYDRAGSAIATASKDDFNWDEIFKNVDWFHFTGITPALGDNVAEICMEACKAAKDRNITISCDLNYRNKLWSKEKAGQVMGELCEYVDVCIANEEDASDVFGIKAANTDITAGKVDHEGYKDVAKQLADRFGFSKVAITLRGSISASDNNWAAMMFDGKEYYFSKSYKMHIVDRVGGGDSFGAGLIYSTLMDFAPQDIIEFATAASCLKHTIEGDFNQVSVDEVKKLAGGDASGRVQR, encoded by the coding sequence ATGAAAAAAGCAGTAACTTTTGGTGAGATCATGCTCCGGTTGGTGCCGGAAGGATATTATCGATTCATTCAAGCGGAAACTTTTGGTGCAACCTATGGTGGCGGAGAAGCCAACGTGGCCGTCTCTTTGGCCAACTACGGTATAGACACAAGCTTTGTCACAAAACTTCCGAAGCACGAGATCGGACAGGCGGCTGTCAATGCCCTGCGACGTTTCGGGGTAGACACCAAGTCCATCACAAGAGGGGGAGACCGGGTAGGCATCTACTTCCTGGAAAAGGGAGCCAGCCAGCGACCGTCCAAAGTGGTATACGACAGGGCCGGTTCCGCCATTGCAACGGCAAGCAAGGACGACTTCAACTGGGACGAGATCTTCAAAAATGTGGATTGGTTCCACTTTACCGGGATCACTCCCGCTTTGGGGGACAATGTGGCAGAGATCTGCATGGAAGCCTGCAAGGCAGCCAAAGATCGAAACATCACCATCAGCTGCGACTTGAACTACCGAAACAAATTGTGGTCCAAAGAAAAAGCCGGTCAAGTCATGGGAGAGCTTTGCGAGTACGTGGATGTTTGCATCGCCAACGAAGAAGATGCCAGCGACGTTTTCGGCATCAAGGCGGCCAATACGGACATCACTGCCGGGAAAGTGGACCACGAAGGATATAAAGATGTGGCCAAGCAATTGGCAGACCGATTTGGATTCAGCAAAGTGGCCATCACCCTTAGAGGATCCATTTCCGCCAGTGACAACAACTGGGCAGCCATGATGTTTGACGGGAAAGAATACTATTTCAGCAAGAGCTATAAGATGCACATCGTAGACCGTGTCGGCGGCGGGGACAGCTTTGGCGCCGGACTGATCTACTCCACCTTGATGGATTTCGCACCCCAAGACATCATCGAGTTTGCAACGGCAGCCAGCTGCTTGAAGCACACCATCGAAGGTGACTTTAACCAAGTAAGTGTCGACGAAGTGAAAAAATTGGCCGGCGGAGACGCATCCGGTCGAGTGCAGCGATAG
- a CDS encoding bifunctional 4-hydroxy-2-oxoglutarate aldolase/2-dehydro-3-deoxy-phosphogluconate aldolase, with translation MNDVLKKIQQIGIVPVVKLDRVEDALPLAKALMEGGLPCAEVTFRTDAAKDSIKVMSDTYPEMLIGAGTVLTKQQVDDAVEAGATFIVSPGLNPEIVKYCVDKGILIVPGCSNPSDVEQAISFGLDVVKFFPAEASGGLAMIKAMAAPYVNMKFMPTGGVNEKNLKSYLDFPKIVACGGSWMVSADLINEGKFDEIKKITKKAVQEMLGFELGHIGINGDDEGDAEKIASRFELLFGFEKKVGNSSIFAGDGIEVTKKPYLGEKGHIAIKTNYINRAVAYMEANGFDFDMDTAKHDAKGKLTAVYLKETFGGFALHLVQKK, from the coding sequence ATGAACGATGTATTGAAAAAGATCCAACAGATCGGGATCGTACCTGTTGTGAAATTGGATCGGGTGGAAGACGCATTGCCTTTGGCCAAAGCTCTCATGGAAGGTGGATTGCCCTGTGCGGAAGTGACCTTCCGAACGGATGCGGCCAAAGACTCCATCAAGGTCATGTCGGATACATACCCGGAAATGCTGATCGGTGCAGGAACCGTGTTGACCAAGCAGCAAGTGGATGATGCAGTAGAAGCTGGTGCCACCTTTATCGTCAGTCCGGGTCTGAATCCGGAGATCGTCAAATATTGCGTGGACAAGGGTATTTTGATCGTACCCGGTTGTTCCAATCCCAGCGACGTGGAGCAAGCCATCTCCTTTGGCTTGGACGTAGTGAAATTTTTCCCGGCGGAAGCATCCGGCGGATTGGCCATGATCAAGGCCATGGCGGCACCCTACGTCAACATGAAGTTCATGCCTACCGGTGGCGTCAACGAAAAGAATCTGAAAAGCTATCTGGATTTCCCCAAGATCGTTGCTTGCGGCGGCAGTTGGATGGTCAGTGCAGACCTGATCAACGAAGGAAAATTTGACGAGATCAAGAAGATCACCAAAAAAGCGGTCCAGGAAATGCTGGGCTTTGAACTGGGACACATCGGCATCAATGGAGATGACGAAGGGGACGCAGAAAAGATCGCATCCCGCTTTGAACTTCTTTTCGGATTCGAAAAGAAAGTAGGCAACAGTTCCATCTTTGCAGGGGATGGCATCGAAGTGACCAAGAAGCCTTATCTGGGTGAAAAGGGCCACATCGCCATCAAGACCAACTACATAAACCGAGCCGTTGCATACATGGAAGCCAACGGATTTGACTTTGACATGGATACGGCAAAGCACGACGCCAAGGGCAAGCTGACGGCTGTCTATCTGAAGGAAACATTTGGGGGATTTGCCCTTCATCTTGTACAAAAGAAATAG
- the uxuA gene encoding mannonate dehydratase, translated as MQMTWRWYGINNDDITLDHIRQIPGVTGIVWSLHDKVAGEVWEEERIKETMDHIRSKGFNGDVVESVNIHDDIKLGNENRDKYIDIYIDTIRKLAKEGVKVICYNFMPVFDWTRTDLYKELEDGSNALFYEKALVEGINPKEIADRILEGAGDKTMPGWEPERLNKLEELFEKYKDIDEDKLFENLKYFLERIIPVCEEVDVKMAIHPDDPPWPIFGLPRVIRSRDHIKKFLGLVDSPYNGLTLCTGSLGPGQASEIPSIVREFGDRIHFAHIRNVRVYENGDFIEVSHRAQDGNVDVVEVVKAYHEMDFKGYVRPDHGRHLWGEEKTCRPGYGLYDRALGIMYMWGIWDTLEKERAAK; from the coding sequence ATGCAAATGACATGGAGATGGTACGGCATCAACAACGACGACATCACCCTGGACCACATTCGACAAATTCCCGGTGTGACGGGCATCGTATGGTCCCTTCACGATAAAGTGGCCGGAGAAGTTTGGGAAGAAGAGCGGATCAAGGAAACCATGGACCACATACGTTCCAAAGGATTCAACGGAGACGTGGTGGAAAGTGTCAACATCCATGACGACATCAAACTGGGCAACGAAAACCGGGACAAATACATCGATATCTACATCGACACGATCCGAAAACTGGCAAAAGAAGGGGTCAAAGTGATCTGCTACAACTTTATGCCCGTATTCGACTGGACCCGAACGGACCTCTACAAGGAACTGGAAGACGGAAGCAACGCCCTCTTCTATGAAAAGGCGCTGGTAGAGGGGATCAACCCGAAGGAGATCGCAGATCGGATCCTGGAAGGGGCGGGAGACAAGACCATGCCCGGATGGGAACCGGAACGATTGAACAAGTTGGAAGAGCTTTTTGAAAAATACAAGGACATCGACGAAGACAAGCTTTTCGAAAACCTGAAGTATTTTCTGGAGCGGATCATTCCTGTCTGCGAAGAGGTGGACGTGAAAATGGCCATCCATCCCGATGATCCACCGTGGCCGATTTTCGGACTTCCTAGAGTTATTCGAAGCCGGGATCACATTAAAAAATTCCTGGGTCTGGTGGACAGCCCCTACAATGGTCTGACCTTATGCACCGGCTCTTTGGGACCGGGACAAGCCAGCGAGATTCCGTCCATCGTACGAGAATTTGGGGACCGGATCCACTTTGCACACATCCGAAACGTTCGGGTCTACGAAAATGGAGACTTTATCGAAGTCAGCCATCGGGCGCAAGACGGCAACGTGGATGTGGTGGAAGTGGTGAAAGCATACCATGAAATGGATTTTAAAGGATACGTGCGACCGGACCATGGTCGTCACCTGTGGGGCGAAGAAAAAACCTGTCGTCCCGGTTACGGACTCTATGACCGGGCTCTGGGCATCATGTACATGTGGGGTATTTGGGATACCCTGGAGAAGGAAAGGGCTGCAAAATGA
- a CDS encoding zinc-binding alcohol dehydrogenase family protein, whose amino-acid sequence MKIKAVQVTEPKKIQIVEVDMPTIQNPDEVLMRVKVAGICGSDVHIFHGTNPMASYPRIIGHEFAGEIVEVGSDVTKVSVGNKVVAEPIFYCGECYACKSGRPNVCENLEVLGVHRDGGMQEYVVLPVSKVHVIGNDVDWELATMVEPFTIAAQSTWRGNVTAGETVLIMGAGPIGMGILQYSKYKGATCIVSDIDNERLEDAKAMGADHVINPLEVDVVEKALELTGGSGPNVTIDSACTLRTFEQAVEMTSPAGRVVVLGFNVEPSQIPQVLITKKELTIVGSRLQTSKFPEVIDLFNKGVLNPRALVTQSFPFTEVEKAMAVIEDKSIKKNKVILTF is encoded by the coding sequence ATGAAAATCAAAGCGGTGCAAGTAACCGAACCGAAAAAGATCCAAATCGTTGAAGTGGACATGCCCACAATACAAAATCCGGACGAGGTATTGATGCGGGTGAAAGTGGCCGGCATCTGCGGTTCTGATGTTCACATTTTCCATGGCACCAATCCCATGGCGTCCTATCCCCGAATCATCGGCCATGAGTTTGCCGGCGAGATCGTGGAAGTGGGAAGTGATGTGACAAAAGTATCCGTTGGAAACAAAGTCGTGGCAGAGCCCATCTTCTATTGCGGGGAATGCTATGCCTGCAAAAGCGGACGACCCAATGTCTGTGAAAACCTGGAAGTGCTGGGCGTTCATCGGGACGGCGGCATGCAGGAATACGTGGTATTGCCGGTAAGCAAGGTCCACGTCATCGGAAACGATGTAGACTGGGAATTGGCAACCATGGTGGAACCCTTCACCATTGCGGCACAAAGCACCTGGAGAGGGAATGTCACAGCCGGAGAGACGGTCCTGATCATGGGCGCCGGACCCATCGGCATGGGGATCCTCCAATATTCCAAGTACAAGGGAGCCACCTGTATCGTCTCTGACATCGACAACGAGCGTCTGGAAGACGCAAAAGCCATGGGAGCCGATCATGTGATCAATCCCCTGGAAGTGGACGTGGTGGAAAAAGCCCTGGAACTGACGGGTGGAAGCGGACCCAATGTGACCATTGATTCTGCCTGTACCCTTCGAACTTTCGAGCAGGCGGTGGAAATGACTTCTCCCGCAGGTCGTGTGGTCGTGTTGGGCTTCAACGTGGAGCCTTCTCAAATCCCACAAGTGCTGATCACCAAAAAAGAACTGACCATCGTTGGTTCCAGACTTCAGACCTCCAAATTCCCGGAAGTCATCGATCTGTTCAACAAGGGTGTATTGAATCCAAGAGCACTGGTGACCCAAAGTTTCCCATTTACGGAAGTGGAAAAAGCCATGGCCGTTATTGAAGACAAGTCCATCAAGAAAAACAAGGTCATTCTGACCTTTTAG
- a CDS encoding TRAP transporter small permease — translation MKNNDYLEKFLRAGALLSFGALIVTVMLQVITRFLIPSVTLVWTEEGSRFLFKVAVAFGAPLAMKHEEYVNVDIVLNMLSRKAKDVFEIIIHIMTIGLFAIVLKESYTFVKIGQFQLSPTLGFPMSIAHGTISVASFFILIYAIINLFHYLQDLKKRGEEA, via the coding sequence ATGAAAAATAATGATTATTTAGAAAAGTTTTTAAGAGCCGGAGCACTGTTGTCTTTTGGTGCGCTGATCGTCACCGTCATGCTGCAGGTTATCACTCGTTTTTTGATCCCTAGTGTGACCCTGGTCTGGACGGAGGAAGGATCCCGGTTTCTTTTTAAAGTCGCCGTGGCTTTTGGTGCACCCTTGGCCATGAAGCATGAAGAATACGTCAACGTGGACATCGTTTTGAACATGCTTTCCCGAAAGGCAAAGGACGTTTTTGAAATCATTATCCACATTATGACCATCGGATTGTTTGCCATTGTATTGAAAGAATCCTATACTTTTGTAAAAATAGGACAGTTCCAATTGTCTCCGACACTTGGGTTTCCCATGTCCATCGCCCATGGCACCATTTCTGTAGCAAGCTTTTTTATTTTGATCTACGCCATCATCAATCTGTTTCATTATTTGCAGGATCTTAAGAAACGAGGTGAAGAAGCTTGA
- a CDS encoding TRAP transporter substrate-binding protein codes for MKKTRLLALLLVLMLSLTVFIGCGGGDTDGEDNTDGGNEGGGEEVQSIEWKLGHLGNDTHIWNVTALKFAELVSEKTDGQITVTVYPNESLGNEIDTINMIQSGAADMVISGESMQNWAPTAAMMAVPYAFNGEAHMRSVVEGDIGREIEDEITEKVGLVPLYYHVRAPRNLTSNKPISTPADLAGFKMRVPNVPLFVEAWKAAGASPQVMAFSEVFTALQQNVIHGQENPYDLIHSANFNEVQEYVNETEHVYGWIYVLVGEAQFNELTEANKAAVREAAAEAQEFGDGLLEEEIARYKQELQDRGMKINSDVDKAAFQEAMAPAVQEFLDEAQLDIYNRIVEAGK; via the coding sequence ATGAAGAAAACAAGATTATTGGCACTATTGTTGGTACTCATGCTGTCCTTGACCGTATTCATCGGTTGTGGCGGTGGAGACACGGACGGAGAAGACAACACCGACGGAGGCAATGAAGGTGGCGGAGAAGAAGTACAAAGCATCGAGTGGAAACTTGGTCACTTGGGCAACGACACCCACATCTGGAACGTAACGGCGTTGAAATTTGCCGAGCTGGTCAGCGAGAAGACCGACGGACAGATCACCGTTACCGTATACCCCAACGAGTCTTTGGGTAATGAGATCGACACCATCAATATGATCCAGTCCGGCGCAGCCGACATGGTCATTTCCGGTGAGTCCATGCAAAACTGGGCACCCACCGCAGCCATGATGGCCGTACCATATGCATTCAACGGCGAAGCTCACATGAGAAGCGTTGTTGAAGGAGACATCGGTCGTGAGATCGAAGACGAGATCACGGAAAAAGTTGGTTTGGTCCCACTGTACTATCATGTACGTGCACCTAGAAACCTGACTTCCAACAAGCCCATCAGCACTCCGGCAGACTTGGCAGGATTCAAAATGCGGGTTCCCAACGTTCCATTGTTTGTAGAAGCATGGAAAGCAGCTGGAGCCAGCCCCCAAGTAATGGCTTTTAGCGAAGTGTTTACCGCACTGCAGCAAAACGTCATCCATGGGCAAGAAAATCCTTACGACTTGATCCACTCTGCAAACTTCAACGAAGTACAAGAATACGTCAACGAAACAGAACACGTTTATGGTTGGATCTACGTATTGGTTGGAGAAGCTCAGTTCAACGAGTTGACGGAAGCCAACAAAGCTGCCGTTCGTGAAGCTGCAGCAGAAGCACAAGAATTTGGAGACGGACTCCTGGAAGAAGAGATTGCTCGATACAAGCAAGAACTCCAAGATCGAGGAATGAAGATCAACTCAGACGTAGACAAGGCAGCATTCCAAGAGGCCATGGCACCTGCGGTACAAGAATTCCTGGACGAAGCACAACTTGATATTTACAACCGAATCGTAGAAGCTGGTAAATAG